A window of the Equus asinus isolate D_3611 breed Donkey chromosome 20, EquAss-T2T_v2, whole genome shotgun sequence genome harbors these coding sequences:
- the LOC106836005 gene encoding olfactory receptor 8A1-like, with protein MATENHSTVTEFILGGLTNQPELQLPLFLLFLGFYSVTMIGNLGMFTLICLNAQLHTPMYYFLSNLSLVDLCYSSVITPKMLVNFLSEKNVISYAGCMSQLYFFLVFVIAECYMLTVMAYDRYVAICCPLLYNIIMSHQVCSLLVAVVYAMGFIGSTIETDLMLKRSYCEQLIIHYFCDILPLMKLSCSSIYDSEVTTFFVGGFNIIVTSLTIFLSYAFVLSSILHIHSREGKSKAFSTCSSHLAVVGLFYGSASFMYLKPSTASSLAQENVASVFYTTVIPMLNPLIYSLRNKEVKAAVQKTLTGKLFGCKCHSSFSG; from the coding sequence ATGGCTACAGAAAATCACTCTACAGTGACAGAGTTCATTCTTGGGGGATTAACAAATCAGCCAGAGCTCcagctccccctcttcctcctcttccttgggTTCTACTCAGTCACCATGATAGGGAACCTGGGCATGTTCACACTGATTTGTCTGAATGCTCAgcttcacacccccatgtactacTTCCTCAGCAATCTGTCACTCGTGGATCTCTGCTACTCCTCTGTCATTACCCCTAAAATGCTAGTGAACTTTTTGTCAGAGAAGAACGTCATCTCCTATGCAGGGTGCATGTCACAGCTCTACTTCTTCCTTGTGTTTGTCATTGCCGAGTGTTACATGCTGacagtgatggcctatgaccgctatgtagCCATCTGCTGCCCTTTGCTTTACAACATCATCATGTCTCATCAAGTCTGCTCTCTGCTGGTGGCTGTGGTCTATGCCATGGGGTTCATTGGCTCAACAATAGAGACTGACCTCATGTTAAAACGGTCATATTGTGAGCAACTCATCATTCATTACTTTTGTGACATTCTCCCTCTCATGAAGCTCTCCTGCTCTAGCATCTATGATAGTGAGGTGACAACTTTCTTTGTGGGTGGATTTAACATCATAGTCACCAGCTTAACAATCTTTCTTTCCTATGCCTTCGTCCTCTCCAGCATCCTCCATATCCACTCCAGAGAGGGAAAGTCCAAAGCCTTCAGCACCTGCAGCTCCCACCTTGCCGTTGTGGGATTATTTTATGGTTCTGCTTCGTTCATGTACTTAAAACCCTCCACGGCCAGTTCTCTGGCCCAGGAGAATGTGGCCTCCGTGTTCTACACCACAGTGATCCCCATGCTGAACCCCCTAATCTACAGCTTGAGGAATAAGGAGGTAAAGGCTGCTGTGCAGAAAACGCTGACGGGAAAACTCTTTGGATGTAAAtgtcattcttctttctcaggttgA